The Nonlabens sp. Hel1_33_55 genome contains the following window.
TGAGAAAAAAAACGGCTTTGGGAAACTGGTGTAGAATGGTGAATTTTTCAATGAAATTATAAAGGTTCCATTCACTACTGGAAACATAGAAAAACAGCGCGGGTTGTAACTCAGGTCGATCTACATGTGCTAGCTCTCTATAATGCTGGACGACATCATGAAAGATTTTGCGTTTATTGATGTTTCTGGTAAGCAGGATGTAGATTTTTTTTAAGATGCTAGAAGAATGTGAGACTAAAAAAGTATCATCAATGTCTGATATGATACCATAGCCTGATGCCGCTTTTAATAGCGATCCTTTCTCCATTACTTGATCAGAATCCTTCACAACGGTGCACGTCAACTCATGCCATCCTGATTCAATTTGCAGCTCATGTTCCAATTCAAATTTGAAAAACCCATTTTCATCAGTCACTACGGTTTCTTGCAAGTCCCTAAACTTTAAATTTACGGCAACACCAGGCAGTGTTTTGATACTAAATGTGCGCCACATATAGTAGGCATACCTTAACCAGCTATTCTCAAGATTAAAATTCGAAGGATCTGTTTTTTTAAAGACATGCCCACTTATATATAGACGATGATCACTCGCAAAACCTCTATATACTTTAAGCTTTAATTTCATTCTGGATGGTTTATAATATCTAATTTTAAATATAAGTACTCTTCAAATGAACACTCTTTCCTCTAACGATAAATTATTAATGGTTGTCAACCCTATCGCTGGCGGTACCAATAAAGATCCATATGTCGATCAAGTAAAGAAAGCTGCAAATGATAATTATCAGCTTAAAACCTACTTTACCACTGGTGAGAATGACGAACAGTCTATCAAAGATTCTATAGATGAGTTCGAGCCAGATCGTATTCTAGTTATGGGTGGTGATGGTACGATAAAGTTAGTAGCAGGGATCGTTTCCAACAAAATCCCTATAGCTGTTTTACCAGCAGGATCTGCTAATGGTCTTGCCACAGATTTAGAAATTCCAATGAAAGAAAGTGAAGCTATTGAAGTAGCAATTGGAACTAATTCTATGTTGATCGATACTCTATTTATTAATGGTGAACTAGGCCTGCACATCAGCGATATAGGACTCAATGCAGAATTGATAAGAGAATATGATGGTGGCACTATTCGAGGTCATTTGGGATATGCGATCAAAGTGATTCCTACCTTATGGAAGAGCGACACACCATGTAAATTTAATATTACAACCACAGAGAAAACGCAAGAGATTGAAGCTGTGATGGTAGCTTTTGCTAACAGTAAAAAGTTTGGCACAGGCGTTACGGTAAATCCCGATGGTGAAATGAACGATGGGTATTTTGAAGTAATTATCTTCAAAAATCTAAACGCTATTGATGTAGTAAAAACATTAATGGGTAGCATACCACTAGATTCCGAATTTGTCGAAATTATCAAAACCCAAGAAGTGATCGTCAAAGCAGATCGACCCGTTAGCTTTCAAATTGACGGTGAATATTGTGATCAACAAAGCGAAGTGAAAGCTTCTATACTTCCAGACAACTTG
Protein-coding sequences here:
- a CDS encoding App1 family protein, encoding MKLKLKVYRGFASDHRLYISGHVFKKTDPSNFNLENSWLRYAYYMWRTFSIKTLPGVAVNLKFRDLQETVVTDENGFFKFELEHELQIESGWHELTCTVVKDSDQVMEKGSLLKAASGYGIISDIDDTFLVSHSSSILKKIYILLTRNINKRKIFHDVVQHYRELAHVDRPELQPALFFYVSSSEWNLYNFIEKFTILHQFPKAVFFLKSIKSGVFDLLASGGGNHDHKLHRIQEILEFYPDRFFVLLGDDTQQDPFIYRDITKQFPNRILAVYLRQVGGSPKSNVESLLSEITSKGVPNCYFENSATAREHSKVHMENYG
- a CDS encoding diacylglycerol/lipid kinase family protein, which produces MNTLSSNDKLLMVVNPIAGGTNKDPYVDQVKKAANDNYQLKTYFTTGENDEQSIKDSIDEFEPDRILVMGGDGTIKLVAGIVSNKIPIAVLPAGSANGLATDLEIPMKESEAIEVAIGTNSMLIDTLFINGELGLHISDIGLNAELIREYDGGTIRGHLGYAIKVIPTLWKSDTPCKFNITTTEKTQEIEAVMVAFANSKKFGTGVTVNPDGEMNDGYFEVIIFKNLNAIDVVKTLMGSIPLDSEFVEIIKTQEVIVKADRPVSFQIDGEYCDQQSEVKASILPDNLCIVVP